TTATTTGAGATTTTCTGAGTCAAATCTCCATCATTTAGGCACTTGAACTAAAGGTCAATCACTCCATCCAGAAATGTCAGGTAATTAACAAGATGCCCTGGTAAGGAACTAACAAAGAAAATTATACTATAGATGTATATCTAGAGAAACATCCCATTAAAATGGGACCATCATGACCTTGGTAGCATGCTCAATAACTGAGCAAGCTGCTGCAATTGTTACAACCGTCTCAGGACCACAGCCATTATAAAATTCTACACTGCTTTCAATCACCTTTAGTGCCATGAATTTGTGCAGTGTATATAAAAGTTAATTGCTAACATGAACCTGTGATTCTTGGAGGCTTGCAAATGAAAATTCCCCTTCACCCATCAAAGAAAGAAACACGAACATTAGCCATGCATTTTTAAATTGGTGGGTAACAAAAACAACGTTTGGAAAAGTCCAACCATCTGAtcaaagaaatataaaagaaactCTGAATGGTGGACAGGAACAGAAACAAACTATACGTTCTGTAGATACTCACATTAGCATTTTTCTCTCGTAGAAGCTTTCAACATAAATCTTCGTAAGTCTGAGAATATACTTTCtacattaatataaataatctgtAACATCAAATCCTTCACTTCTTTTTCCAGCCTTCATGGGATAAGATCAAGACTACCCACCAGCAGCTCGGATCTGTTGCTCCAGCTACAGTGATCAAACAGAGAGAAGtaattatttgtaaaatacaGATCATAAGCTAATGTTAAAACAAACCATATAATCAGCCAAGGGCTAATGTTCAAGGATGCTTTTGAGCGTCTACCGGGAAGAAGCATTCAAAGAATTCTCCCTTCAATGATTCGGCATCATGGGATGAAAAACATAATCAATGCTCAAACCATGATGGGGTTTTAAAAGgccaaaaaatgaaatttcaatgatttttttagcATACAAGAGGTTATTTTCCTCTTGAAGAAGTAATTACTATATGGACATATTTCCTGGTTCACTGGAGGATCGAAAacattctcaaacaaaataccAGCTTCCTTCAACAGAAGTATAGACTTACCCTGAATAAATATTCAAGCTGGTTTTTCAGTACAGAGTATTCAAATTGCAGTTTCCGTGTACATCTCAAACACCTGCACCAAACAATCTTGTGTCATTCTGGTTCTGAAAAACAATTAGTTCATTAGCCTAATTCATCATGTTTAGGATTGTGTGAAGGAACTTTTTCAATATTTCGGTCTCCTCCAAGAATGTTTTCTAGCACGAATATCTTGTGATGCTAATTGTAGTCAATTTTGATCAGATTAAAATAATGTGAGGTAGGTAGGAACCTAAGGTTTAGCAATTCGAAAATTGGGGTTTCCTCTATATGATCTTTAAATGTGGGAACCTTGAAATTACATTACATATTGGAACATCTGATTTTTTGAGTTGTGATCAAATTGATCGAATGAAAGTTTAGGAATTTGTAGCTCCAAAATTGGGATTTTATGTTCTCCAGTCATTCATATTCTGGTGCAAGATCCACACGAGtcttatcttttatctttcaattgTGACATTACGATTGTCAAGTAATCTTTTAGCTTCTGAATGGACTATGAAGCCCATAGATGTCTTGGCCTAGTAATGAGTTACTATTATCAAGGAATAAATGTTGCCGGTCCAGAGTCTATCAActgaaaaaacaaagagaattttttttagggtttatttaaatttatgatatCATTCAAAGAAAGAcctaaattatattcaaaatattagaaattcAAAGAGCAACACAATCCACACGACTCTCAACTTTTATCATTCACTTGTTACTCTAAGATTGTTAGGTAATCTTTTGGGAATATTAGAAATTAGTCcctgcattaaaaaaaaaaaaaaaaaaaattgatccttatgttttgtgatttttttagatggttcttccatcaaattttcAATGAAAATTTAACCAAAATGCGGATGTGGCATGCCAAGTGGGTCATTATGGACATGTGGAATGCCACGTatgcaacaaaaaaaatgtagaaaaaaattaaaatatgtaaaaagaaaatttcaaaaaggcaaaataaataaaattcaagcaATTAGGAagtcataaaaacataaaataaaataaaaaaatacgaaaaggtaattataatataaaaaatccaaaaaaataaaagacttaaaaaataaagctaaaaatataaacaaaacaaagcataaaatgtaaatataaaaaatgacttaGATAGAATGCAATaagattataagaaaaattaataaatcattaaaataaaaaataaaagcaaaaaaaataattaaaaaaaatgcatattaaaaaaaaaaaaatcatcaggAAAGGTTTCCCCCTCAGCTCCTACACCTTGCCAGGCAGGAGTTCGTGTTTCCTTGCCCACCCACTAGCCCCGTCCAAGGAGCCCCCAAGTGGGAGGGAAATGCGGGAGAATGGGGACCTGCCTTACACCGTGGGTGCAGGATGGAATTGGGGGTACACCTCCCACATAATTTCttctttctaaattttgtttttttaatgaccattttttaaataatcacaaaacctacaaaaatttcttttttgaaacccaggatcctttttttttaagtggtgtaaatccaaagattaatttttaatgtCCCTAACCTTTTAGCTTCTGAATGGACTATGAAGCCCATAGTCTTGGCCAAGTAAAACAGATGTTGTCAGTTCAAACCTATGaactgaaaaaatggtaattaagtTTTTTGAGGATCAACCTTATCTTATGAGATCTTTCAAAGAAGACCTAACttatattcaaaacattagatCATCAAAAGAGTAACGCATCTCTAAGGTCTCGCAAAAATGACCAACTCATGATTCTGAGTGAAAAGAAACTGCCAGCTGCAGCTAATCCATATATTGAGTGAACCCTAAAAACTCTCCACATTTGAAGACTTTTGGACAATTAATCCAGAATCcctaaagaaagaaaggaactATAATCCCCTCATTTTAgttactttttaaataaatcataGCCGTGAGTGAATTAAGTAAATTGTCCAAGACTAGAGCATTTCAACAAACATTTGCTACAGTCAGACATCAAGGACTTCATGATTATGGACATAATCAACAACGCGCAGACTAGTCCAgagattttttggaaaaaaaaatatcaaatagaCAATGGATCAGTTCTGAGAATTTTATGGTGCATGAGAAATGGGAAGGAAATAAGAACTGCACCATGAGAATGCAGATAACTCACTCTTCAAGGTTCTGTGCCTCACAGTAATTTCTGAACTCGATGCACACATTTTTAACTCTCATGGCACCGATGCTGTACGACATAGGAAGATAGAAGGCAAATGTTtaaattaacattttaaaatgttaaaccAAGCAAACAATCAAATAAACACACTAGATGCAAAACCATATTATCTATAGGATGTAATCTTAATTTTGAAATACAAACAGATCCAGTTTCAGATTCTTCCTAGTACCATATAAGCAATACCAGGGAAGTAACTGCGCACATCATAGCCATTTCCAAGTGTTTGGAGAATTTAATTCGGCACAAGATAAGATAACCACATCAGGCATTTTAAAAAAcgggaaagaaacaaaaagagtgTAAAGGAGAAAATCAGCAAATACCTGGCACTACTCCCCTTGAACTGATGAACATGGGCATCTACCTGTTTGAAATCCACAACTTTCTGTTCTCtacgaaagtgaaaaaaattcaattcaaattttcCACTATTAGTGAAGCACTTTCCTTCCACTCAACAACAAAATGTAAATACATAAACCCACTCTCTCCAAAATCAACCATATAGATTAGACAAAATACTCACAGAGCTCTGGCCATATTGCTGAGGAGTTTTTCAGAATCATCAAAGAAAATAGACACAACCTCGATCACAAAATCTGGGCTGCTCTCGTCTTGCAGTTTCTGAAGTTGTTCAAACTGGTCGTCCAAATATCCCTTCTCTCCAACAAAAATCCATCATCAGAATTCCTCTAGTTTAAATTCTGCTTGTCTCAATTGTAAACGGGTTAATTTCCGGGAGACTTTGAAAGACTTCATATGTTTTGATCAATTTTAAGTCTATACGTATGGAAGAAAAACATAGTATGTCATCAATTTCATCTGGGCAACTAAGATATTCGTTTTATTATTCCTCCAGGAAAAACTAATCTATTCCCAAAT
This genomic interval from Juglans microcarpa x Juglans regia isolate MS1-56 chromosome 4D, Jm3101_v1.0, whole genome shotgun sequence contains the following:
- the LOC121261601 gene encoding histidine-containing phosphotransfer protein 1-like; the encoded protein is MDVMSQLQRQWLEHSAFLRKEGYLDDQFEQLQKLQDESSPDFVIEVVSIFFDDSEKLLSNMARALEQKVVDFKQVDAHVHQFKGSSASIGAMRVKNVCIEFRNYCEAQNLEECLRCTRKLQFEYSVLKNQLEYLFRLEQQIRAAGG